The following coding sequences are from one Nicotiana tomentosiformis chromosome 3, ASM39032v3, whole genome shotgun sequence window:
- the LOC138908167 gene encoding uncharacterized protein, with translation MAEYEACILGLKFSIDMNIQDLLVIGDSDLLYSDKNFIDLIPIGIHKQPAYCAHVEEEIDGNPWFHDIKKYLEKGEYPETATHTQKCTFRRLANHFFQSGGILYRRTPDLGLLQYVDAKEASRLPEEIHAKTCGPHIMVSP, from the exons atggcagaatatgaggcttgcatcttggggctCAAGTTTTCCATTGACATGAACATTCAAGATCTgttggtaatcggagattcagatcTTTTG tactcggacaagaatttcattgatcTTATCCCAATAGGGATTCATAAACAACccgcttattgtgctcatgttgaagaagagattgacggaaatccatggttccacgacatcaagaaGTACCTGGAAAAGGGAGAATACCCAGAGACTGCTACCCATACACAAAAGTGCACATTTCGAAGattagccaaccatttctttcaaagcgggggaattctatatagaaggactcctgacctGGGGTTACTACAGtatgtcgatgccaaggaggcatctagattgcCCGAGGAAATACATGCCAAAACTTGCGGGCCGCACATTATGGTTTCaccttag